In Diaphorobacter ruginosibacter, the genomic stretch TCGCTGCCTCACATCCGCAAGCTGAGCGACCTGCTTTTCAACCTGGTGGACAGGAGCGAGCATGACGCTCCTGAACTGATTCAGGGGCTGGTGGTAGAGGCAACGGACATAACCACTGGGCTGTGGAGCGTGATGCCAGAAGGCGAGGATGTTCGCAGTTCGGTATGGCGGGACCTGAACACGGTTGTGCTGATGCTGCGCGCGGCCATGCGCATCACTGAGCACAAGCCACCAAGCGCAGTGCCGGCAATCCATGTGCGCATCCTTCCTGAGGCGATCGACTTCGCCAACAGCATCGTGGATGCGTCCATGATGTCCCGAACCTTCAGCGCATGCACGTTCTCAATGACTGTGTCTCGAGGGGATGAAGCCATTCCGTGACCGCCCGCAGCCGCCTATTCGTCGTGTAGAGCAGTCTGATGTCCACGAATTCACCATTAGGAGCAATCATCCTGGCGCACTGGTCCTCAACTTTCCCGACGAACTCAAAGACTTCCTTCGCCATCAGGCGGATCTCATCGCCTGCCTGAGATTCTGGCTTCAACAGGGACTGCCACATGTCGATGAGTCTTTCATTGACGACTACGTTGACCACCTCAACAACCAACAGAAATGAATTTTCTGAAAAATATCAGATAACAAGGCCTTGCGCGCAATTAGATCGCTTGAAACCAATCGATAGTTCCATTGATTTTTTCAAAAAAAATTCTTATGATTTAAATCTTCAAACACCAAGCACTTGAAATATTAAAGTGGTAGCACCAAATATTAGGGGTGTACTCTATATCCCTGATGGAATTGATGCCAACTGATTCCGACTGGATACAGGCAGACCGAGCTTATCAAGCTCATCACTTTGCTTGCCACCAATGTATTGCAGTTGGACTTAGGCCAGGAGTGGAAGGGCGCTGCCCTCTAGGGCTCCATCTTTGGCATCTGTATTTACACGCAGGTGAAGCGCCCTACTCTCAGGGCCGGAGCAGCGCTCTATGAGATCGGGCCGGCTCGGGGCCGCCGAATTCAGGGCTGACTTGATAATAACCTACGGGCGACTCGGTTTGGTCAACGCGTCGTAGCCCCACTCGCAGTGAGACCGGCGGCGCGGGCCGCGTCAGCGAACTCCGCCAGCTCTGCTGCTTGCGCGTCAGCCCGGCTGAGCAGATCGAGGGCATCGGCAGCTGCCGGGCCTGAAGTGGCTGAATCGCCTTACATGATCCGCCCAAGAAGAACAAGCTTTTGCGTGATGAAAGGTTGAAGGGGTTTGCTGCCTCATATCCGGGCTATTGGTGCAGCGTTTGCTGCTGCCCATGATAGCTATACGACTGGGGTTTCTATCCCGGGGATGTACTCAAGGTACTGGCGATTCATCGGAATTTCCCAACCTGGTTTGACCGTCATTCCATCACCACGCTTTTTGCAGGTTCTCCTTCAAAACGGTTTGTTCGGTAAGCGAATGTCGTAGTCACGGATCAGGTGGCCACAATCTCAAGCGGGTTCCAGCGACCTCGGTCGAAGGCCACCCCTTTGGCCAAGACTGCCCAAGCAGTTCGTGCCATCTTGTTGGCCAATGCCACGACAACGACGTTTTAATGCCTGCGCTGCAGCAGACGTTCAATCCAGTCAGATTTCCCTAGGGAAGCCGGGGCGATTCAATTTCGCGCTTGCGAGTTTATAGGTCGATTGGCTCAGACCAAGACTGATTTTTCTTCATGCGTACATGACTCCAGAGTCGAGGAGATAGTGACTGTCTTTAGGGAAAGTTTTACAACCCTTCCCAAATCAGTCTAACCAGCAATTCAGGAGCCTGCAGTATTTTTATAAAAACAAAAATTTTTTTATCTAAACAAAAACAAAAAAATCAGTAGTAAGCAAAGATACATCTAGTGATGCGGATCAACAACCCCTCTGGCACTCGAGCGCCATTTGACTCAATCAACCCATCATAGAAGCAATAAAAAAGTATAGGCAATTTATAATTTCAATTATTCAATAACAATTCAATGAAATTAATCCTCTAGCAGATCAGAGACCACATATCACGTCATGACATGAACAAAATTCAAAAAAACGGCAAAATTAAAATAAGCAAAACATTCAAACCAAAACACATAAAAAGCAATGATACACTTTCAATATCAAAAATTAGCAATTCAATAGAACAACTAGATGATTTAATTCAGGCTCTTCTTGAAATTTTGCCTCAGATTGAGCCTTGGCAGCTCGATTTAAGAATGCAACTCAATAAGGCCAGGAATGATATTAAAGCTCTCCGCTCGATGATTTTTTCGCAAGAGAAAAAAGAGCAATTCAATGAGCTTTCAAATTTGCTGAACGAGAATTTATTTCTATCTTCCAGTCAGATTGAAAGGAGCTACATTGACAATACAACCAAGAGTGCAATGAGATTAGCCAGAGCACTTGCTGCAAATATTTTTCACATAAAATATTAGCCTATTCTATCTATAACTAACCTCAACCCTATTGGTCAAATATCGGCGAAAACAGCACTCTCGGCGTTACGCGTACGCGGTGGCCGCCTTTTCTTCGCATCTGCCCCACCCACTCGTTCTCGACCGGCAGGTCTTCGGACAGCTCCAGGCGCAGCTCGGCGATCAGGAAGCTCAATACGGTCGTCAACTCCAGCAGTGCGAAGTTCCGCCCGCCGCAGACTCTCGCGCCCCAGGTGAAGCTGGAGTGGATGCCGGTTCCCATGCCCACCCCCTCGCGCGCTGCGGCATCGATGTCCGGAATCCAGAAATCCGGCCGCGCCATCGCCTTGCGGTTCACTCCGATGAGGGACACGATCACCACGTCCCCGGCGTGCACGTCGATGTCCGACAGGCGGTCGTCCGCCCTCGCCACGCGCGTCACGAACGGCAGCGGCGAATGCAGGCGCAGCAGTTCGGAGACGAAGGCCTTCAGGTCCTGATCGGCAAGGATCGCTTTGCAACGCTCGGGGCCATCCGGCAGGGATGCATGGATGGCGCGCTGCCCCGCATGCAGGCGCTCCTGCAGTTCGGGGTAGGTTGCCAGCAGGTGCAGCGCCCACCCGGTGGAGTTCGATGCGGTGTCGGCCCCGGCAACGAAAAGCGTCGTCATTTCCTTTTCAAAACGGAAGTCATAGCCCGGCACGGCCTCCGCCGCCAGCATCCTGCGCATCATGGCGCTGTCGTACTCACCTGCGTCGCGCAGGCATTGCATGCCGCCGAACACCTGCCGGCGCGATTCGAGAATCTGCCGGATATGTTCCTTGGTGTGCGCGTCCTGGCCCTGCCCGCGATGGATGCAGGTGTACCTGGACGCGAGCTCGATCAGCCGCGATGGGCCGTCATGTGCCATGGGTATCCTGTCGAGCTCCACGTCAAGGAACATCTCCGTGAAGATGGACAGGATGCTGTGATGGATCGCGTCCTCGTCCAGCAGCGGCGCCTTGGTGTTGGCCGCAAGCAGGCCGGCCATCCGCCGCGCCTGCCTGGCGCTGATGGCGTAGCCGCGGTCATGGTCGTACCGGCTGAAGGACGGCTGCGACAGCCCCGCGCGGAAACGCCACTGGTCGCCATCCTCGGTCAGCCGCGACTGCCCGCCCACCTGGGCAAACCATTGCAGATTCTTGGGATAGTTGGCCAGGCGCTTGCGCAGCACGGCATCGGCGTCATCCAGGTCCTGCACCACCACCACACGGCCGCCGTCATGCATGACCTCGGCATTCCGGCCCGGCGCCTCACGCGCGAGCTCGTACATGCGATTCCAGAAATCATTGGAAAACTGCTGGCTCATCGGCGGCCCCTGCTCCCGTCTTTCCATCGATCACAGCAGCCTTGCCAGGTCGCCCACTGTCTTGAGCTCGAACATGCGCATGGGGTCGATGGCTTTTCCCGTCTCGGTCTCGATGGCGACGATGATCATCTCGAATGACAGGCTGTCGATGTTCTTCAGCTGCGCTATCTCGTCATGCGCTTGGATGCTGTCCTGCGGGATCAGCAGCGTCTCCGCAATCAGGCGGCGGGTGATTTCCAGGCTATCTTGGCTCATAGGTCTTGGGCTTCATGGAGACAATGCGGGCAGCGTCATGATCTTCCCGCTCAAAAAACGTTCGCGCGTCGCGGCCCGGGCCTTCTTGCCCGAGGAGGTTCGCTCGATGCAACCATTGGAGACGACGTGCACGGCGGGCGGAGCGCCCAGCAGGCCGGCGGCGGTCGAGGCGATGGACCCGAGCGCGTGCGGATGGGCGGATTGGCGCACCGCCTTCTCATGCACCAGCAGGAACAGGTCGGACTCAGGCAACGCCTCCTGATCCTGGAACAGCAGGATATCGTCCGTCTCCGAGCACAGGATCTCCGCCACGGCCTGCTCGACATCCTGCGGCCAGACATTCCTGCCGCGCACGATCATGACGTCCTTCCTGCGGCCCGTGATGAACAGATCGCCCTGTGCATCGAGAAAACCCATGTCGCCCGTGGCCACGCCGGCCGCGGGCTCCAGCGGCTGCAGGCTGGCACGTTCGTAGATGCCGGACATCTGCGCGGCACCCTGCACCACGACATCGCCCACCGTGCCGGCGGGAAGCGCCGCCCCGCGCTCATCCCGCACCGTCACTCGCCAGCCGGGCAGCGGCCTGCCGCAATTGACGAACTCCTGCGCGCCGGAAACGGCATTTTCCGCATCGGCAACACCACCTGCGGGATCCACGATGAACCGCCGATGCGCCCGTGCCCATGGAAGATCGCACACGGTCACGGCGAGGGTCGCCTCCGCGAGGCCGTAGCTGGGCCTGAACGCGTCGGCGTGGAAGCCCGCCCCGGCATGGCGGTCGGCAAAGGATTGCAGTTGCGACGGGATGATCCGGTCACCGCCAACACCGGCAATGCGCAGGGCCTGCAAGCAAAGGGAGGCATCCTCCTCGGCTGCCGCACGGCCGGCCGCGAGTGCGTATCCGAAACCGGGGGCATAGGTGATGGTGCTGGCCCTGCTGCTCATCAGCCGGGTCCAGAGCTGGGGCCTGCGCACAAAGGCAGTGGGTGCAAGATAGTCCACGCAGACCTGCGCGCACAGCGGCGCCAGCAGCATGCCGACCAGCCCCATGTCGTGATAGAAAGGCAGCCACGAGAATGCCCGGTCCGATGCGCTCAACTGCATGCCGCTGCGAAGAATATCGTCCACATTCGCCATCAGTGCGCCATGGGAAATGGCGATGCCCTTGGGATGCGATGTGGACCCCGACGAGAACTGCACATAGGCGGTATCACCCGGGGCCGGCATCTCCCACGAACATGCCTGGGGATGGTCCGCTCCAGCGGCCATGGCCTCTGTTGCCGTCTCGTAGTCCACGCATGGAAGGCGTGCAGACAGGCCCTCGGCCTGCAGGATGGGCAGCATGGGCCGGGGAGCCACCAGAAGCGACATGCCCGCAGCCTCCAGCATGCCCTGCAGCACACGCTGGTAGCGCGCGTTGCCTTGCAGCGCGGACGGCAGCGGCAGCGGACAAGGAGCCCAGCCCAGCAACTGGCAGGCCAGGAAATGCGTGATGAAGTCGGGGCCGGTCTGCGCGACGAGCCCGACCCTTGCCCCCTTCGCCAGGGAATGGGTGCAGCGCAGATATCCCGCCAGCTGCCGCGCCGCCTGCCATAGCCGCGCATGGCTCAGGAATGCCTGCTGCTGGCCGAGGCCATCGAAGAAAGTCAGGCCCCGGTCGGGAAAGCATGCCGCATGCTCGGCAGCCTCCAGCAGGTTCGCGAACCCGCCGATGCGGCGCTCCCGACGCTCAGGCATTGCCGCCCTGGCCTGCCGGCACGGCGGAAGCGGGACGCTCCAGCGGCCGTTTGGGTGGGCGCAGCGCCAGATCCTTGAAGCACGCGATGGCCAGCACATCCAGGCGCTTGCCATCCACCCCCAGGCACTCCTGCCGCAACAGGGCCTCGGGTACGAAGTGCTCGTTGTTGGCCAGCGCAAAGAGCACGCGGCGGTTGCTGGCCAGCACACGCGCGGAGATCTTCTCGATGTCGGGGCGGGAGAACATCTCGTCGAAAAGGGGCTCCGAGACTTCCCACAGTATCTGCCGGGCCACCTGTGTATGAGGCGCCATGCCCATGGTGAGCGTCGCCACACGGTGCACGCGGTTGACCGAGAAGTTGTAGAACCCCTGCAGGCTCTGGCTGTGCTTGTCCAGCACGCCGATGAAGTAGTTGTCCAGGTTGTTGAAGCTGGCGATGAAGGCCCTGAGTCCTTCCACGGAAAAGTGCAGCGCGGAGAGATTGAGTCCCTGCAGCATGAGCGGGTCGTCGAACCAGCGTGCGAACTCCGGGGTCACATCGGCTGCCGTGAGGCTACGCACCACGAAGTTGCTGGTTTCCACACGCACCGGGCCGCCCTGAGAGGCTTGCTGCACGGGCTGCTGCAGCGAGATCGAGAATCCGCTCATGCCGTCTCCGCCTGAGCCGCCGCCGGGAGTGCCTGACGCTGGTGCAGCGCCAGCAGTTGCTGCCAGTTGTTCGCCATCGACCATTGATGCACCGCGACCAGCGCCGCGTAGCCCTGCCGGACCCAGTCGGCCAGCGTGGCATCGGGCAGCCGGTGGTAGGCATCCATGTCCACCACGCGAAAGCCGCCGAGTTCGTAGTACTGTCCGGGCGCCAGTTCGATGCGGGCCTGTCGGGGCACGAGCAGGCGTTCGCGCTCCAGGGCCGCCATGAAGTGCCGCGTCATCTGCTCGTCCTGCAGGCATTGCCGGCAGAAGCCCACGATCTCGCCGAGCGCCGTGTTGGGCTGCCCCTGGAAGTCGAACAACGGGCGCGCCGTGGCATCACTCTCGAGGGGGACGACCTGTCCTGCGTGCGGATCGAAGAAAAAGCTGGCGCTGCGCCCATCGCCATCCACACGCATCCAGAACGGATAGCGGCGCAGATAGCCCGGGACATAGGTCTCGGGCAACCACCGCCCCTCGGCATCCACGAACAGGTTGCGCCCCTCCACCAACGCAGTCACCGCGATGGGGATTCCCGCGCTCTCGGCGGGCCCGAAGACGATCGGATAGCTGCGCGCGGCCAGCGCGAACTCACTGATGCCCAGGGGCACCGCGTTGGCGTTGCATGCCGCGCGGAAGTTCGGCGTGCCTCGCACGCCAAAGCCCAGATGCCGCACAGGATCCAGTGGCTGCAGTTCGCGGTAGAACATGGGCAGGGGTGGCGTAGAGGACGTATTCATGAACCTTGCTGCAAACCGAGGGTGTTCGGCCCCCATGGCCGAAACCTCTATTCTGCGCGATCCCCGCGTGCCCGCAAGGCACGCAGGGATCGGCACGCCACGTCCGTGGTCAGGCCCGGACCTGCTGGCGCCGGCGGCCGATGAATGCCGCTGCGGCCATCATCATGCCCGCAAGCGCACCCAGCCCTCCGGCACCCAGCGCGGGAACCGGCACAGCGTTGCCCGACCCCGGAGTACCTCCGCCGTCGCCGGGGCCGCCGCCGCCGCTCTTGGTCAGGTTGTTGGACATGGTCAGCGTCTGCGAGCCTCCCACGGGCATGGCCGTACCCGAAGGACCGTAGGTGGCAGCACTCCACTGGTAGCCCGTCACCGCAGGCATCGGCGAGCCTTGCGCAACAGAGCACTGGCTGCCCGCCGCCACGGTAACCGGAGCCGAGTTGCCCACGTTGTTGGTCACGGTGATGTTGCCGCTGTACTGGTAGCTGGGCGTCGTGCAGTTCAGCGTGAAGGGAATGCTGCCGGTGAATGCCGGTGCGCCGCCGGAGGGTGTCACCGTCTGCTGGATGACGATCTGCCCCGGCGCCTCGGTGGCCTGCAGGTACCAGTTGCCGTTGCCCGCCTTGACCAGTTGGTACTGGAATCCGCCTTGCGTGATGGGCCCGCCATCAAGCACAAAGGTGCCTGCGCCGCTGGCAGCGGCCGCATCCACGACGAGAATGCCGTCGCAGCCGCTGGTTGCCGCTCCGGGCCCGCTCGCATTGGTGATCTTCAGCCGGGTCTCGCCCGTGATGGCTCCGGTGATGACCAGCTTGTCGCTGGCGCTGCCGCAGGCCCCCAGCACCGTGTCGAGCAGCACCGCGCCACCGCCGCTCCAGCTGCTGGCCCTGGCGATGTCGCTGGTGCTCTGGCCACTGTCGGTCAACTGCAAGATGCCATTGGCCCCCAAGGTCACCTGGTTCAGGGTCTGGCTCGTGCCGCCCTGCATCAGGGTTCCGCCAGCCACCGTGAACGACTGGGCGTTGCTCAGGACATCGTTTGTCGGCAGAACGAGGGTGCCCGCGGTCACCTCGACCGGTCCGGTAAAGGCCTGCTGGTTAACGGGGTGGTCAATGGTTGGAGCGCAACCGCTTTCCACGGGAAACGCTGGCAAGGCAGGAACCTGTGCCATCGTGGTTGTTCCTGACTCCTGCACCAGCCGGCCCACGCCCTTGAGTGGAACATCGAAACTGAGATTGCCGCTGGTATGGTTGAAGTGCAGCACGCTGGTGGGTGTTGTCAACTGGATGTGGGAAGCCTGGATGCTGCCCGGAGCCGAGGGAGTAGCGGTTTCCGATCCATAGTAAATCTGCCCTGTTCCATCGACCAGGATCGGCCCGATGCCATAGGTTTCGTAAGAGAGCGGGATACCGCCGCTGAATGCACCCTGGAAGTTCCAGATTTGTGCAGCGCCAACCTTGACCGAAGCCTGATCGGCAGTCACCAACGCTCCATCATTGCCGATCTGAATTTTCCCGATGTGGTGGTCGTGAACATTACTTTGCAGGTTCAGTGATGGATCTTCACCCATGATGTAGTGGCCGTTCACCAGAAGATCTGCGCCGCTGCCACTCATTTTGACCAATCCCACTCCCGAGCCGCCAATCTGCAATGGTGTGGTCGCTGTTGGTGCGGCATTCGAACAAGCAGTGGATGTAGCCCCATTGCTCACTGAAACCTTGCCGGCACCCAATACGTCCAGCGTGCCCTGCCCGCCTCCTGACCCCACAATCAGTCCATTGGAGAACTGGGCAATATTGCGAGCACCGGCAGCGGGGTCGTGCATGCTGACAACACCCACGCCTCCATCTTTTCCGATGAAGCCGCGCGTCAAGGCAGGGTCGGCTGGATTGGTATCGGAGCCGTCGGCAGCCCCGAGCTTGCCGCCATGAAGTATGTTGACCTTCCCAGTGCCGCCGCTCACGCCAATAGCGAGACTAGGCACGCTGTCGATGGTGTCTGACGGGCTCGCAGGAGAGTATGCATAGGCCAATCCTGCACCGTCCAGGTTCAATGTGCCGCTGCCACCGACGCCTCTACCAACCACGCCATTTCGTTGAACTTGCAAGAATCCAACCAAGTTGGGGTCATTGCCAGTGATGGGATTCGATGCAATGCCCGTGCCTTTGGCAGTCAAGACACCCGCACCTTCTGTTCCGACACCCAGACCCGCAGAGGTGATGAAAACTCGTGGATACTCTTGAGAATTTACCGGAGGAGTCAGCAAATCAATATCTACCGCTCCGCTTCCTCCTTGGTCGCCAACGCGGACTGTCGGCTCTAAACCACCGGGAGCGCCGAAGATCATCATATTCAATCGAGCTTCTGCAGGATCGACCTTGATGCCCAGGCCACCATTGGCACCGCTGCCCGTCCCTATCAGAAAATCCCCGCTGAAGCTCAACCAATTCAGGGCTGCGGAGCCTACCAGCGATGGCGGAGTTCCCGCGCCATTGATATATACGGTGTCATTGAAATTCGTCCCCGAATGGGCCGGATTCCAATTGTTCAGGGCCCCAAAGTCCGACGAATCGGCACCCGTCCATGTGATTCCCGCAGCCTGTACACTGGTTGTTAGAGCCACACCCAGTGCAAGGACCAACTTATTCTTTCTGAAAGAACGTCGCGCCTCTCGCAGCACTCTCCGTTGCACGGAGGACGATATTGACAGACATGTGGATGATAAGCGTAACTGCATGGTTGGTTCTCGTAGATTGAGAAATAAAAAACTGAACACACTGACACTCCGCTTTGGTAAGTGCAATCTGGGTGTGGAACTTTTCTCTATGTTTCAATGCGCGCGACATCTGCCAGCAGAACGATAAGGGCAAATAATGCCACCGCCGTCTCAGGATGCGAGCAGGTTGCACAACGACCCATTGTTACCGCTAAACATGTACCTCCCAGCAGCGAGAGTATCGGAGTTAGGCCAATCTAAGAACAGATAAAAGCTGCCATCTTCGATTTCCTTTTGTGACCTAGTTAAATCGGCTTGGTCATTGCGACCAAAGTAATACTCACACAATGCCACGTACGATTTTGATAGATCGATAATTCTATAAGTGGCAGTACGGAAAAGAGCACAAGTACGCGACGCCATAGAAGCGAGTTTGCAATGATAAGTTCTTGATAAACCCAGAGAATCGCAAAGTGGAAAAGCGTACTATGTGGCTGATGAAGAGCGAAGTGGGTGAAGATAACTCTTGGCAACTATGACGGTTAAGAGATGGGGTCGCTTTGACAAAAAAGGGAGTTGCACGAATGTGCAGCCCCTTTTTTCATTTAGCCGTCTCCTATCAGGACCGCTGGCGGCGGCGCAGCGCCATTCCCCCTACACCAGCGCTCAGCAGACCAAGCAAGCTCAGGCCAGCCAATCCAAGTGTAGGTACTGGGGTTGCGGAAG encodes the following:
- a CDS encoding GNAT family protein, whose product is MSGFSISLQQPVQQASQGGPVRVETSNFVVRSLTAADVTPEFARWFDDPLMLQGLNLSALHFSVEGLRAFIASFNNLDNYFIGVLDKHSQSLQGFYNFSVNRVHRVATLTMGMAPHTQVARQILWEVSEPLFDEMFSRPDIEKISARVLASNRRVLFALANNEHFVPEALLRQECLGVDGKRLDVLAIACFKDLALRPPKRPLERPASAVPAGQGGNA
- a CDS encoding autotransporter outer membrane beta-barrel domain-containing protein; its protein translation is MSGSGADLLVNGHYIMGEDPSLNLQSNVHDHHIGKIQIGNDGALVTADQASVKVGAAQIWNFQGAFSGGIPLSYETYGIGPILVDGTGQIYYGSETATPSAPGSIQASHIQLTTPTSVLHFNHTSGNLSFDVPLKGVGRLVQESGTTTMAQVPALPAFPVESGCAPTIDHPVNQQAFTGPVEVTAGTLVLPTNDVLSNAQSFTVAGGTLMQGGTSQTLNQVTLGANGILQLTDSGQSTSDIARASSWSGGGAVLLDTVLGACGSASDKLVITGAITGETRLKITNASGPGAATSGCDGILVVDAAAASGAGTFVLDGGPITQGGFQYQLVKAGNGNWYLQATEAPGQIVIQQTVTPSGGAPAFTGSIPFTLNCTTPSYQYSGNITVTNNVGNSAPVTVAAGSQCSVAQGSPMPAVTGYQWSAATYGPSGTAMPVGGSQTLTMSNNLTKSGGGGPGDGGGTPGSGNAVPVPALGAGGLGALAGMMMAAAAFIGRRRQQVRA
- a CDS encoding acyl carrier protein → MSQDSLEITRRLIAETLLIPQDSIQAHDEIAQLKNIDSLSFEMIIVAIETETGKAIDPMRMFELKTVGDLARLL
- a CDS encoding SapC family protein; amino-acid sequence: MNTSSTPPLPMFYRELQPLDPVRHLGFGVRGTPNFRAACNANAVPLGISEFALAARSYPIVFGPAESAGIPIAVTALVEGRNLFVDAEGRWLPETYVPGYLRRYPFWMRVDGDGRSASFFFDPHAGQVVPLESDATARPLFDFQGQPNTALGEIVGFCRQCLQDEQMTRHFMAALERERLLVPRQARIELAPGQYYELGGFRVVDMDAYHRLPDATLADWVRQGYAALVAVHQWSMANNWQQLLALHQRQALPAAAQAETA
- a CDS encoding cytochrome P450 — its product is MSQQFSNDFWNRMYELAREAPGRNAEVMHDGGRVVVVQDLDDADAVLRKRLANYPKNLQWFAQVGGQSRLTEDGDQWRFRAGLSQPSFSRYDHDRGYAISARQARRMAGLLAANTKAPLLDEDAIHHSILSIFTEMFLDVELDRIPMAHDGPSRLIELASRYTCIHRGQGQDAHTKEHIRQILESRRQVFGGMQCLRDAGEYDSAMMRRMLAAEAVPGYDFRFEKEMTTLFVAGADTASNSTGWALHLLATYPELQERLHAGQRAIHASLPDGPERCKAILADQDLKAFVSELLRLHSPLPFVTRVARADDRLSDIDVHAGDVVIVSLIGVNRKAMARPDFWIPDIDAAAREGVGMGTGIHSSFTWGARVCGGRNFALLELTTVLSFLIAELRLELSEDLPVENEWVGQMRRKGGHRVRVTPRVLFSPIFDQ
- a CDS encoding AMP-binding protein is translated as MPERRERRIGGFANLLEAAEHAACFPDRGLTFFDGLGQQQAFLSHARLWQAARQLAGYLRCTHSLAKGARVGLVAQTGPDFITHFLACQLLGWAPCPLPLPSALQGNARYQRVLQGMLEAAGMSLLVAPRPMLPILQAEGLSARLPCVDYETATEAMAAGADHPQACSWEMPAPGDTAYVQFSSGSTSHPKGIAISHGALMANVDDILRSGMQLSASDRAFSWLPFYHDMGLVGMLLAPLCAQVCVDYLAPTAFVRRPQLWTRLMSSRASTITYAPGFGYALAAGRAAAEEDASLCLQALRIAGVGGDRIIPSQLQSFADRHAGAGFHADAFRPSYGLAEATLAVTVCDLPWARAHRRFIVDPAGGVADAENAVSGAQEFVNCGRPLPGWRVTVRDERGAALPAGTVGDVVVQGAAQMSGIYERASLQPLEPAAGVATGDMGFLDAQGDLFITGRRKDVMIVRGRNVWPQDVEQAVAEILCSETDDILLFQDQEALPESDLFLLVHEKAVRQSAHPHALGSIASTAAGLLGAPPAVHVVSNGCIERTSSGKKARAATRERFLSGKIMTLPALSP